A region of Chitinophaga horti DNA encodes the following proteins:
- a CDS encoding ATP-binding protein: MAIVQSPEDAEVPSIGLYITAGIVRRHGGKIDVESEEGKGTAFYVTIPYREEPSVSI, from the coding sequence ATGGCCATTGTACAGTCACCGGAAGATGCAGAAGTGCCCTCGATCGGATTGTATATTACAGCTGGCATCGTGCGTCGGCATGGTGGCAAAATCGATGTGGAAAGTGAAGAGGGCAAAGGCACTGCGTTTTATGTGACGATCCCCTATCGCGAAGAACCATCAGTATCAATCTAA
- a CDS encoding DUF1579 domain-containing protein: protein MEAPKKSKFDISLENGRHRELAKMTGNWKGIAKTWFEPDKLADESPVTASIAPALGGRFLLYQYQGTMMGKPLEGLAIIGYTFEKNSYQVAWIDSFHMGTGILFSESQPGDDQLSVLGSYGGPDIPVPWGWRTEVLLVNDDELVMTAYNITPEGEEAKATEVVYTRIK, encoded by the coding sequence ATGGAAGCGCCTAAAAAGAGCAAGTTTGATATCTCCCTCGAAAATGGCCGGCACCGGGAGTTGGCAAAAATGACGGGTAATTGGAAGGGCATCGCCAAAACCTGGTTCGAACCCGATAAACTGGCAGATGAGTCGCCTGTTACGGCATCTATCGCGCCCGCATTAGGCGGCCGTTTCCTCTTGTATCAATACCAGGGAACAATGATGGGCAAACCGCTCGAAGGCCTTGCCATTATCGGTTATACTTTCGAAAAGAACAGCTACCAGGTAGCCTGGATCGATAGCTTCCATATGGGGACAGGCATCCTGTTCTCTGAATCGCAGCCGGGAGACGATCAGCTGTCCGTACTGGGCAGCTACGGCGGTCCCGACATCCCGGTGCCCTGGGGCTGGCGCACAGAAGTACTGTTAGTGAATGATGACGAGCTGGTGATGACGGCTTACAATATCACGCCGGAAGGCGAGGAAGCGAAAGCCACAGAGGTGGTGTATACGCGGATAAAGTAA